The following proteins are co-located in the Vigna unguiculata cultivar IT97K-499-35 chromosome 9, ASM411807v1, whole genome shotgun sequence genome:
- the LOC114163173 gene encoding galactan beta-1,4-galactosyltransferase GALS3-like, giving the protein MAKEREKKLYVAVLGNYAAELKLLLTTLLLLCVVATLLQFLPSRFTISASDLRVCISRVTQTTPILSNTTNATSSYPIKASLSHASPPPLPPPSPPPPPPSEQVLPGGIIKRVFNPYGSAAYNFITMGSYRGGLNTFAIIGLASKPLHVYAKPTYECAWHSLAGEKLSTAVGYKILPDWGYGRVYTVVIVNCTFPAPLNADNSGGKLVLSASTSGGGDASFNITDTIEALTEQPGTLDTTLFTSRPKYDYLYCGSSLYGNLNAQRVREWIAYHVKFFGPRSHFVIHDAGGVHAQVREVLQPWIDLGYVTLQDITDQERFDGYYHNQFMVVNDCLHRYKFMTKWMFFFDVDEYIYVPPKSTIKSVLDSLSEYSQFTIEQMPMSSKLCLTSDYGKTYRKWGFEKLVYKDSKKGIRRDRKYAVQPRSLFATGVHMSQNLAGKTTHKTEGKIMYYHYHGTIAERRESCKMLINSTEITYEKTPYVLDTTMRDIAGVIKKFELKMIGNRIQKTRQ; this is encoded by the exons ATGGccaaagagagagagaagaagctCTACGTGGCAGTGCTCGGAAACTACGCTGCAGAACTCAAGCTTCTCCTCACAACACTGCTTCTCCTCTGCGTGGTGGCCACGCTTCTTCAGTTCCTCCCTTCCCGCTTCACCATCTCAGCCTCCGATCTCCGTGTCTGCATCTCACGTGTCACGCAAACAACACCCATACTTTCCAACACAACAAACGCTACTTCGTCGTACCCAATAAAAGCATCATTATCACATGCCTCACCACCCCCGCTGCCGCCGCCGTCACCGCCTCCACCGCCACCGTCGGAGCAAGTCCTCCCCGGAGGCATCATCAAGCGTGTGTTCAACCCTTACGGCTCTGCAGCCTACAACTTCATCACCATGGGCTCTTACCGTGGTGGCCTCAACACGTTCGCCATCATTGGCCTCGCGTCCAAGCCTCTTCACGTTTACGCTAAACCGACGTACGAGTGCGCGTGGCACTCACTCGCCGGCGAGAAACTCTCCACCGCCGTCGGCTACAAGATCCTCCCCGACTGGGGCTACGGCCGCGTCTACACCGTCGTTATAGTGAACTGTACCTTCCCGGCTCCACTCAATGCTGACAACTCCGGGGGGAAGCTCGTCCTCTCCGCCTCTACCTCCGGCGGCGGCGACGCCAGCTTCAACATCACCGACACCATAGAAGCTCTCACGGAACAACCCGGCACTCTCGACACTACGTTGTTCACGTCGAGGCCGAAGTACGATTACCTGTACTGCGGTTCCTCTCTCTACGGGAACCTGAACGCGCAGCGCGTGAGGGAGTGGATCGCGTACCATGTGAAGTTCTTCGGGCCGAGGTCGCATTTCGTGATTCACGACGCCGGCGGCGTGCACGCGCAGGTGCGGGAGGTGCTCCAGCCGTGGATTGATCTGGGGTACGTGACGTTGCAGGATATAACGGACCAGGAGCGGTTTGATGGATACTACCATAACCAGTTCATGGTGGTGAATGATTGCCTACATAGGTACAAGTTCATGACTAAGTGGATGTTCTTCTTTGATGTGGATGAATACATCTATGTGCCACCCAAGAGCACTATCAAGTCTGTGCTTGATTCACTCTCCGAGTACTCGCAATTCACCATTGAACAGATGCCGATGAGTAGCAAGCTGTGCCTCACTTCCGATTACGGCAAAACATATAG GAAATGGGGTTTTGAGAAGCTGGTGTATAAAGATTCGAAGAAAGGGATCAGAAGGGATAGAAAATACGCAGTGCAACCTAGGAGTTTGTTTGCGACCGGTGTTCACATGTCGCAGAACCTTGCGGGGAAGACAACCCACAAAACAGAGGGCAAAATAATGTACTACCACTACCATGGAACCATAGCTGAAAGGAGAGAATCTTGTAAAATGCTTATAAATTCGACAGAAATCACGTACGAGAAAACCCCTTATGTGTTGGACACCACCATGAGAGACATTGCTGGTGTGATCAAGAAATTTGAGCTCAAGATGATTGGAAATAGGATACAGAAGACACGGCAATGA